A single genomic interval of Trachemys scripta elegans isolate TJP31775 chromosome 3, CAS_Tse_1.0, whole genome shotgun sequence harbors:
- the INSM1 gene encoding insulinoma-associated protein 1, which yields MPRGFLVKRNRRATPISYRVRCGQEGEPELLLFAGGQQLCSPPLPSAGPDPAAPTAPREPPPLPPPKPMQFGTPEAACQALYSPTRPVSKEHEKKSLERSFNLGSPVSAESFPAPAVPSTMDPQLFAPAELKLWASSSSPAETSGPQRSTQSGPHRDTHCSTQGPLSGTLCSGQASAGTRSLSALLPPSSASSVRPQPKRPPAGSEPGKHKPPAAKKAKAIRKLNFEDEVTTSPVLGLKIKEGPVEPPRARGAGGPGPRPLGEFICQLCKEEYADPFALAQHKCSRIVRVEYRCPECDKVFSCPANLASHRRWHKPRPAPSAPPPPAKAPEEQPPPKEAGGSSSERDTPSPGSSSGGGSESGSEEGLYECPTCTRRFRRQAYLRKHLLGHEPGPGPERPGPEESPGAPAASECHLCPVCGETFPSKGGQERHLRLLHSAQVFPCKYCPATFYSSPGLTRHINKCHPSENRQVILLQLPVRPAC from the coding sequence ATGCCCCGGGGGTTCCTGGTGAAAAGGAACCGGAGGGCCACGCCGATCTCCTACCGGGTCCGCTGCGGCCAGGAGGGCGAGCCCGAGCTGCTGCTGTTCGCCggcggccagcagctctgctccccacccctcccctccgccGGCCCCGATCCGGCGGCTCCCACCGCGCCCAGGGAACCGCCGCCGCTGCCGCCCCCCAAGCCCATGCAGTTCGGCACCCCAGAAGCCgcgtgccaggcgctgtacagccCCACCCGGCCGGTCAGCAAGGAGCACGAGAAGAAATCCTTGGAGCGCAGCTTCAACCTGGGCTCGCCGGTCTCCGCAGAGTCCTTCCCAGCCCCGGCGGTGCCCAGCACCATGGACCCGCAGCTCTTCGCCCCGGCCGAGCTCAAACTGTGggcctcctcctccagccccgcAGAGACCAGCGGCCCCCAGCGCAGCACCCAGAGCGGCCCCCACAGAGACACCCACTGCAGCACCCAGGGGCCCCTGAGCGGCACCCTCTGCAGCGGCCAGGCGAGCGCCGGCACCCGCAGTCTATCcgccctgctgcccccctcctctgcctcctcggTCCGCCCCCAGCCCAAGCGGCCCCCCGCCGGCTCGGAGCCCGGCAAGCACAAGCCCCCGGCCGCTAAGAAAGCCAAAGCCATCCGCAAGCTGAACTTCGAGGACGAGGTGACCACGTCGCCGGTGCTGGGGCTGAAGATCAAGGAGGGGCCGGTGGAGCCGCCCCGGGCGCGGGGGGCGGGCGGGCCGGGCCCGCGGCCGCTGGGCGAGTTCATCTGCCAGCTGTGCAAGGAGGAGTACGCCGACCCCTTCGCCCTGGCGCAGCACAAGTGCTCGCGCATCGTGCGCGTGGAGTACCGCTGCCCGGAGTGCGACAAGGTCTTCAGCTGCCCGGCCAACCTGGCCTCGCACCGTCGCTGGCACAAGCCGCGGCCGGCCCCCAGCGCCCCGCCGCCGCCCGCCAAGGCGCCCGAGGAGCAGCCGCCGCCCAAGGAGGCCGGAGGCAGCAGCAGCGAGCGGGACACGCCCAGCCCcggcagcagcagcggcggcggctcGGAGTCCGGTTCCGAGGAGGGGCTGTACGAGTGCCCCACCTGCACCCGCCGGTTCCGCCGCCAGGCCTACCTCCGCAAGCACCTGCTGGGCCACGAGCCGGGGCCCGGTCCGGAGAGGCCCGGCCCAGAGGAAAGCCCCGGCGCGCCGGCCGCCAGCGAGTGCCACCTGTGCCCGGTGTGCGGGGAAACCTTCCCCAGCAAGGGCGGCCAGGAGCGGCACCTGCGCCTGCTGCACTCGGCGCAGGTCTTCCCCTGCAAGTACTGCCCGGCCACCTTCTACAGCTCGCCCGGCCTCACCCGCCACATCAACAAGTGCCACCCCTCGGAGAACCGGCAGGTCATCCTGCTGCAGCTGCCCGTGCGCCCCGCCTGCTAG